The Nitrosomonas sp. sh817 genome includes a window with the following:
- a CDS encoding TolC family outer membrane protein, with translation MKPDFQKLLPIVGFLIFLNTTTQAVALSLLDAYEAAVNHDPAFRAAVHENEAGQQAEAIGRAGLLPSLNVTHAQNKNAGTLTQGNVTEPLNFDGQVSTLTLRQPLFNMEAIAGYQQGKAKADSSRAKFVSNSQQLVVRLVEAYVETLLAQDHVTIAEAQLEALEELKRVNERMLQKGEGTTTDVLETLSKHAIAQAKLIETKDELEIAKLKLEAIVGQEITKLDRLSPSFSTQSIQLPDYDNWHTLALEQNAELITQRHTVTSGKEEIKKNRAGHMPRLDFVASLTKNQRGSFINRGLDAEFGTVGIEVNMPLYAGGRVSALTTQATANHARAEADLDAMTDKVLVELRKQYNLLISGVKRIESLELAVKSAELLVEATQKSIRGGIRINLNLLEAQQQLHTTRRDLAQAKYGYLLTYLRLQLAAGTLAPEDLRNIANYFKTGGN, from the coding sequence ATGAAACCTGATTTTCAAAAGCTGCTGCCGATCGTTGGTTTTTTGATCTTTCTAAATACCACGACGCAAGCTGTCGCCTTGAGTTTATTGGATGCTTACGAAGCAGCAGTGAATCATGATCCGGCTTTTCGCGCGGCGGTACACGAAAACGAAGCGGGACAGCAAGCCGAAGCTATCGGTCGCGCTGGGCTTTTACCAAGCTTGAACGTCACCCATGCGCAAAATAAGAATGCAGGTACCTTGACACAAGGTAATGTCACCGAGCCTCTCAATTTCGACGGCCAGGTCAGCACGCTGACGCTCCGCCAACCTTTGTTCAACATGGAAGCCATCGCAGGCTATCAGCAAGGAAAAGCGAAAGCGGATTCGAGCCGCGCTAAATTTGTCAGTAATAGCCAACAACTCGTTGTCCGTCTGGTTGAAGCTTATGTAGAAACATTATTGGCGCAGGATCATGTGACAATCGCCGAGGCGCAACTGGAAGCACTCGAAGAGCTGAAACGCGTCAACGAGCGGATGTTGCAGAAAGGTGAAGGCACGACCACCGATGTACTGGAAACACTATCAAAACATGCGATCGCGCAAGCCAAATTAATTGAAACCAAAGACGAGCTGGAAATCGCAAAGCTTAAACTCGAAGCGATTGTCGGACAAGAAATAACAAAATTGGATCGGCTCTCGCCATCCTTCAGCACCCAGTCGATTCAATTACCGGATTATGATAATTGGCACACCCTGGCACTTGAACAAAATGCGGAATTAATCACGCAGCGGCATACGGTCACATCCGGCAAAGAAGAAATCAAGAAAAATCGCGCAGGGCATATGCCTCGTCTCGATTTTGTCGCCAGCCTTACGAAAAATCAACGAGGTTCTTTTATTAATCGTGGTCTGGACGCAGAATTCGGTACGGTGGGCATCGAAGTTAATATGCCGCTTTATGCGGGAGGCCGCGTCAGCGCCCTTACGACCCAAGCTACCGCAAATCATGCACGCGCCGAGGCTGATCTTGATGCGATGACCGATAAGGTTCTCGTCGAACTTCGCAAGCAATACAATCTATTGATAAGCGGAGTTAAAAGGATTGAATCGCTGGAACTTGCGGTTAAATCCGCGGAGCTATTGGTAGAGGCCACGCAAAAAAGCATCCGCGGCGGCATCCGCATCAATTTGAATCTACTGGAAGCTCAACAGCAATTACACACCACACGGCGCGATCTCGCTCAGGCAAAATATGGTTACTTACTCACTTACCTTCGTTTGCAACTCGCTGCCGGTACACTGGCGCCGGAAGATTTACGAAACATTGCAAATTACTTTAAAACCGGCGGGAATTGA
- a CDS encoding DUF5658 family protein codes for MADSIAVLNIRGQDRRQEMPFFCAYHLGIRSGRRTGERRITTRGKPVYVDRYASHLMLCAIAVLFLSAMDAFLTLNILANGGKELNWFMEVLIEDSTEKFVAFKLALTSLALVMLIIHHEVHLFKGIRVRHINYSVLAGYAILIGYELHLIVLAMSGY; via the coding sequence ATGGCAGATTCGATTGCAGTTTTAAATATTCGAGGGCAGGATCGGCGTCAAGAGATGCCTTTTTTTTGTGCCTATCATTTGGGGATCAGGAGCGGCCGGAGGACTGGCGAGCGCCGGATAACTACAAGGGGGAAACCGGTATATGTCGATCGTTATGCCAGCCATTTAATGCTGTGCGCCATTGCGGTACTTTTCTTGAGCGCCATGGATGCATTCCTTACACTCAATATTCTTGCTAATGGCGGTAAAGAACTGAATTGGTTTATGGAAGTTTTAATCGAAGATAGTACAGAAAAGTTTGTGGCCTTTAAGCTTGCACTCACGTCATTGGCGCTTGTCATGCTGATAATTCATCATGAAGTCCATTTGTTCAAGGGTATTCGAGTGCGGCATATTAATTATTCGGTTCTGGCCGGTTATGCGATTCTGATTGGCTATGAATTGCATCTGATTGTACTGGCAATGAGTGGTTATTAA
- the rpmH gene encoding 50S ribosomal protein L34, with translation MKRTYQPSVTKRKRTHGFLVRMKTRGGAAVIRARRAKGRARLSV, from the coding sequence ATGAAACGTACTTATCAACCGTCAGTTACAAAAAGAAAGCGTACACACGGATTCCTAGTTCGCATGAAAACGCGTGGCGGCGCTGCGGTGATTCGCGCTCGCCGGGCAAAAGGGCGTGCTCGCCTCAGTGTTTAA
- the rnpA gene encoding ribonuclease P protein component, which produces MNFKHQVNGNLIQIYAKPNGLGYARFGLIVSKKIERHAVKRNRIKRILRETFRKHRSESGSQTLDWVIRIRRSLSKNESMELVSEMQLLMFQLQRCHD; this is translated from the coding sequence ATTAATTTTAAGCATCAAGTCAACGGGAATTTAATTCAAATTTACGCAAAACCGAACGGATTGGGCTACGCGAGGTTTGGATTAATAGTTTCTAAGAAAATTGAACGGCATGCGGTCAAAAGAAACCGGATTAAGCGAATATTACGCGAAACTTTCCGGAAGCACCGGTCTGAGTCAGGCAGTCAAACACTGGATTGGGTAATCCGAATAAGGCGTTCATTAAGCAAAAATGAATCCATGGAATTGGTCTCCGAAATGCAATTATTAATGTTTCAATTACAGCGATGTCACGATTAG
- the yidD gene encoding membrane protein insertion efficiency factor YidD, producing MSRLVIALIKFYQYCISPFFAPSCRFSPTCSQYAREAYKKYGFLRGTRLSVWRILRCNPWSKGGYEPVP from the coding sequence ATGTCACGATTAGTTATTGCCTTGATTAAATTCTATCAGTACTGCATCAGTCCTTTCTTCGCACCCTCATGCCGCTTTAGTCCAACTTGTTCCCAATATGCTCGGGAGGCATACAAGAAATATGGTTTCTTGCGAGGAACACGTTTAAGCGTATGGCGCATCCTGCGATGTAATCCTTGGAGTAAAGGCGGTTACGAACCTGTACCATAA
- the yidC gene encoding membrane protein insertase YidC — METRKLILIIIFSTSLLFLWDSWQKEVYPPASQAMPGATSSATNQHHDPLPVPGDELTSATAESGAASKVEGVNPSVTPNLFSIGEKIKVQTDMVVAEIDTAGGDIRQLGLILHPSREDINKPYELLLDKTARFQVSQSGLIGDGLPNHKTKYSAESDSYQLEPGQDKIVVRLKAPEENGIQVTKLYTFHRGSYVIDVEFEIANHSGSAIIPFSYFQMLRDANEPAGAGALVHSYTGPAMYTDSEKFLKIKFSDLDKGKAEYPNNDDNGWIAMLEHYFLTAWLPTPNTPREYFAKRLAPNQYTAGVIVPVGVIETDQVKNISIPFYAGPQEQDKLAELSPGLELTVDYGWLTVLAKPLFWLLSFYHSWTDNWGAAIILLTVTVKLLFFPLSAAGYRSMAKLRVVTPKLQRIREQYASDRQRMHQAMMEFYKEEKINPMGGCLPILVQIPVFIALFWTLMAAVELRYAPLALWITDMSVPDPYYVLPVIMGISMWVQSKLSPTPTDPIQAKVMQIMPFAFSIFFFFFPAGLVLYSLCNNILSITQQWQITRMYENKAESDASKDKDKKKGKGKPEPVSEKPLLTATVEKEGSAETTTAVSTEQKVEQQPQPAAASTKTKAPAKAKSGTPARKTRKK, encoded by the coding sequence ATGGAAACAAGAAAACTTATATTAATTATCATCTTCTCTACGTCACTACTTTTTTTGTGGGACTCATGGCAGAAAGAAGTTTATCCTCCAGCCTCGCAAGCAATGCCTGGAGCAACCTCGAGTGCTACTAACCAGCATCATGATCCATTACCCGTGCCAGGTGATGAACTAACTTCTGCAACGGCAGAATCCGGCGCGGCTTCCAAAGTGGAAGGCGTCAATCCGTCAGTAACACCCAATCTGTTTAGTATCGGCGAGAAAATTAAAGTACAAACCGATATGGTTGTCGCTGAAATTGATACAGCGGGTGGCGATATCCGTCAGCTCGGCTTGATCTTGCATCCCTCCAGGGAAGACATCAATAAGCCCTATGAGTTATTGCTAGACAAAACAGCACGATTCCAGGTTTCCCAATCGGGGTTAATCGGCGATGGATTACCTAATCATAAAACCAAATACTCGGCAGAATCTGACAGCTATCAGTTGGAACCTGGCCAAGATAAAATCGTAGTGCGCCTGAAGGCACCTGAAGAAAATGGCATCCAAGTAACGAAGCTATATACCTTTCATCGCGGCAGCTATGTCATTGATGTTGAATTTGAAATTGCCAACCATAGCGGATCTGCGATTATTCCATTTTCCTACTTCCAAATGCTTAGGGACGCAAACGAACCAGCGGGAGCCGGTGCATTGGTTCACTCTTACACTGGTCCCGCAATGTATACGGATTCCGAAAAATTCCTGAAAATTAAATTTTCCGATTTGGATAAAGGAAAAGCGGAGTATCCGAATAATGACGATAATGGCTGGATTGCCATGTTGGAACATTATTTTCTGACAGCCTGGCTGCCGACGCCTAATACACCCCGTGAATATTTTGCCAAGCGACTGGCGCCCAACCAATACACAGCGGGTGTGATTGTACCCGTTGGCGTAATTGAAACGGATCAGGTCAAGAATATCTCGATACCGTTTTATGCGGGTCCACAAGAACAAGACAAACTGGCTGAGTTATCGCCGGGCCTTGAATTGACTGTGGACTACGGTTGGTTAACCGTACTGGCTAAACCGCTATTTTGGTTACTGTCTTTTTATCATTCATGGACAGATAACTGGGGGGCGGCAATTATCCTCTTGACCGTTACTGTCAAACTCCTGTTCTTTCCATTATCCGCCGCCGGTTATCGCTCGATGGCAAAACTGCGGGTTGTAACACCCAAATTGCAACGCATTCGCGAGCAATACGCCAGTGACCGGCAACGCATGCATCAGGCCATGATGGAATTCTACAAAGAAGAGAAAATTAATCCCATGGGAGGTTGTTTACCGATTCTAGTGCAAATACCGGTATTCATCGCGTTGTTCTGGACACTCATGGCAGCTGTTGAGCTACGCTACGCACCGCTTGCGCTGTGGATAACCGACATGTCGGTACCGGATCCCTATTATGTTTTACCGGTAATCATGGGGATCTCAATGTGGGTACAATCGAAACTCAGCCCCACTCCGACCGATCCGATACAAGCGAAAGTCATGCAAATCATGCCGTTTGCTTTCAGTATTTTCTTTTTCTTCTTTCCAGCAGGATTAGTACTTTATTCACTGTGTAACAATATTCTATCGATCACCCAGCAATGGCAAATCACCCGCATGTATGAAAATAAAGCAGAAAGTGATGCCAGCAAGGATAAAGATAAGAAGAAAGGCAAGGGTAAGCCTGAACCGGTTTCCGAGAAGCCTCTTTTGACTGCTACTGTGGAAAAGGAAGGTTCTGCGGAAACAACTACGGCTGTCAGCACCGAACAAAAAGTGGAGCAACAACCTCAACCGGCAGCAGCTTCCACAAAAACCAAAGCACCGGCAAAAGCTAAAAGCGGGACTCCGGCCAGGAAAACCAGAAAAAAATAG
- the mnmE gene encoding tRNA uridine-5-carboxymethylaminomethyl(34) synthesis GTPase MnmE: MVSTEIIAAIATPPGRGGIGVIRISGKDLTTLAKVILGKLPKPRFASFSNFLDTEGHIVDQGIALYFPAPHSYTGEDVLELQGHGGPAVMNLLLANCLAAGARLAQPGEFTLRAYLNHKIDLVQAESVAAIIEASTNEAARCAMGSLQGNFSTKIHELVNALITLRMLIEATLDFPEDETENLDALGIDEKLVQIHQKLEQITLSAQQGNMLQEGIRIALVGAPNAGKSSLLNQLVQEEAAIVTDIPGTTRDSIQRTISIAGIPIHIIDTAGLRETHDIVEQKGIERTHAAIHSANMVLYLIDINQRPINSADPIQQFLPSGKPQITIFNKIDLIHQQPEVNELKNGLIIYLSAKTGAGIDLLREKILDLAGWQFNHAGEGLFMARQRHLEALKLAQTHVTNAQSVTMRENQLEILAEELRLAQGALSSITGEFTADDLLGEIFSRFCIGK, from the coding sequence ATCGTTAGCACTGAAATCATTGCCGCCATTGCAACTCCACCCGGCCGCGGTGGAATCGGGGTAATTCGCATTTCTGGCAAGGATCTAACAACACTTGCCAAAGTAATACTCGGTAAGCTTCCAAAACCACGCTTCGCCAGTTTCAGCAATTTTCTGGATACTGAAGGCCACATCGTTGATCAAGGCATTGCGCTCTACTTCCCGGCGCCCCATTCATATACCGGTGAAGATGTGCTGGAACTGCAAGGTCATGGCGGCCCCGCTGTGATGAATTTACTGCTTGCAAATTGTCTTGCAGCCGGAGCGCGTTTAGCGCAACCCGGCGAATTTACGCTCCGGGCTTATCTCAATCATAAAATTGATTTAGTTCAAGCTGAAAGTGTTGCGGCCATTATCGAGGCCAGCACAAACGAAGCCGCCCGGTGTGCGATGGGCTCTTTACAAGGTAATTTCTCAACCAAGATACACGAGCTAGTCAACGCACTGATTACGCTGCGCATGCTCATTGAAGCAACTCTGGATTTCCCCGAAGATGAGACCGAGAACTTGGATGCCCTGGGAATTGACGAAAAACTGGTGCAAATTCATCAAAAACTGGAGCAGATAACGCTGTCAGCACAGCAAGGAAACATGTTGCAGGAAGGTATCCGGATCGCGCTTGTGGGAGCCCCGAATGCAGGAAAATCGAGTTTGCTTAATCAGTTAGTGCAAGAAGAAGCAGCCATAGTCACCGACATTCCCGGCACGACCCGTGATTCCATTCAGCGCACCATTAGCATCGCCGGAATCCCGATTCATATCATTGATACAGCCGGACTCAGAGAAACCCATGATATTGTCGAACAAAAGGGTATCGAACGCACGCATGCCGCAATTCACAGTGCCAATATGGTGCTTTACTTGATCGACATTAATCAGCGTCCGATCAATTCCGCGGATCCGATTCAGCAGTTTCTTCCAAGCGGTAAACCGCAAATCACGATATTCAATAAAATTGACTTAATTCACCAGCAGCCTGAAGTTAATGAACTGAAAAATGGACTCATTATTTATCTTTCCGCGAAAACCGGAGCAGGAATCGACCTGCTGCGCGAGAAAATACTGGATCTGGCGGGGTGGCAATTCAATCATGCGGGAGAAGGTTTATTCATGGCCAGACAGCGTCATCTCGAAGCTTTGAAGCTGGCCCAAACACATGTTACGAATGCACAATCAGTGACTATGCGGGAAAATCAACTGGAAATCCTTGCAGAAGAATTACGGCTCGCGCAAGGTGCCTTATCATCCATTACCGGAGAATTTACTGCCGACGATTTATTGGGTGAAATTTTTTCCCGCTTTTGCATAGGAAAATAG
- a CDS encoding DUF3106 domain-containing protein, translated as MAGYRLIVLCGLYLFFTLEAVAEPSRPRWKELTIQQQKILEPLAEFWDDMESARKKKWLGVARRYPNMNPIEQQRAQSQMQSWYLLTAEQRKQARERFRKLEQLPVQKRQEIKQRWYEQLQHN; from the coding sequence ATGGCTGGATATCGATTAATAGTACTCTGCGGTTTGTATTTGTTTTTTACTTTAGAGGCTGTTGCTGAACCTAGCAGACCGCGGTGGAAAGAGTTAACTATTCAGCAGCAGAAAATTCTGGAACCGCTGGCGGAATTCTGGGACGATATGGAATCCGCCCGGAAGAAAAAGTGGTTAGGCGTTGCAAGGCGCTATCCTAATATGAATCCGATTGAACAACAGCGCGCTCAATCACAGATGCAAAGCTGGTATTTATTAACCGCTGAGCAGCGAAAACAGGCAAGAGAACGATTCAGGAAGTTGGAGCAATTGCCTGTTCAAAAACGTCAAGAGATCAAGCAGCGCTGGTACGAGCAATTACAGCATAATTAA
- a CDS encoding DUF3619 family protein, producing the protein MNEHEFGKKVVTLLDQSTNETIKQSTLYRLQSARRAALEQCEPESLKLINSGRGNSVYGRSGGHHDAGKLLLLLTVLFIMMNVFLTQFFEHDNNMAIDVQILADELPVDAYIDNEFEEWLDID; encoded by the coding sequence ATGAACGAGCATGAATTTGGGAAGAAAGTTGTCACGCTGTTGGATCAAAGTACCAACGAGACCATAAAGCAAAGTACTTTGTACCGGCTGCAATCCGCTCGCCGGGCTGCATTGGAACAATGTGAACCTGAATCATTGAAGTTAATCAATTCCGGCCGTGGCAATTCGGTATATGGAAGGTCCGGTGGTCATCATGATGCCGGGAAGTTGTTATTATTATTGACCGTCCTGTTTATAATGATGAATGTTTTTCTTACGCAATTTTTTGAACACGATAATAACATGGCTATTGATGTTCAAATCTTGGCTGATGAATTGCCGGTTGATGCCTACATAGACAATGAGTTTGAGGAATGGCTGGATATCGATTAA
- a CDS encoding RNA polymerase sigma factor — protein MATRQELSDFLAATERRAYKQAIFAVHDEQAALDIVQDSMMKLTANYAGRPAEELPLLFQRILQNTIRDFYRRQKIRTLWTTLFSAFTPKDQDKNQEEFDILETLQVKQDSNDPEAQIEKTQLIALIEESLQILPPRQREAFILRYWEEMSLAETAIIMKCSEGSVKTHCSRAAHSLATILKAKGVEL, from the coding sequence CTGGCTACTCGACAAGAACTTTCAGATTTTCTGGCTGCAACCGAGAGGCGCGCCTATAAGCAAGCCATATTTGCGGTTCATGATGAGCAGGCTGCATTGGATATCGTACAGGATTCGATGATGAAACTGACTGCGAACTATGCTGGACGGCCCGCTGAGGAGTTACCGCTGTTGTTTCAACGCATTCTGCAAAATACCATTCGCGATTTCTACCGCCGGCAAAAAATCCGCACGCTTTGGACCACGCTCTTTTCTGCGTTCACGCCCAAGGATCAGGATAAGAATCAGGAAGAGTTCGACATTCTCGAAACGCTGCAAGTTAAACAAGATTCCAATGACCCGGAAGCTCAAATTGAGAAAACACAGCTCATTGCGCTAATTGAGGAGTCGCTTCAAATTCTCCCGCCTCGTCAACGCGAAGCCTTTATATTGCGTTATTGGGAAGAAATGAGTTTAGCGGAAACGGCTATCATTATGAAATGTTCGGAAGGAAGTGTTAAAACACATTGTTCCCGTGCAGCTCATTCTTTAGCTACAATACTCAAAGCAAAAGGAGTGGAATTATGA
- a CDS encoding DNA gyrase inhibitor YacG: MQQRIVNCPQCGKPVAWETSSLFRPFCSERCKINDLSQWAQESYRVPDSQTNPEDNTGTEST; the protein is encoded by the coding sequence ATGCAACAACGCATCGTTAACTGCCCGCAATGCGGTAAGCCTGTCGCTTGGGAAACTTCCAGCCTTTTCCGGCCATTCTGTTCCGAACGCTGCAAGATAAACGATCTGTCGCAATGGGCACAAGAATCGTACCGCGTTCCGGATTCTCAAACCAATCCCGAAGATAACACAGGCACTGAGTCGACATGA
- a CDS encoding DUF484 family protein produces the protein MMNESIYDQNRELQRKLDQLLKQARANEKKQELYETFGFEIIGASTPKQLRDLLLSQIVSRFQLLDVVLCLIDHHKDTERLFFDRDEEVRIQLENKLQILDTLKDAEIIQSLVNRPLLGVDALKKYPWMIANLKAKNQIRSAAFLPLLRSDRVIGALLMLSHDPHRYQEGVGTLFLQKLSAMTAVAVENCLNQQRLKEISYQDVLTQAYNRRYFDLRFKDEIARCVRWDDDLICMFLDVDYFKKINDTYGHQTGDLVLRRMVSLIKEQVRSCDIVARYGGEEFVVALPSTTLQAAHEIAERLRLAICSTPMSFLNKQFKVSISIGMASLRGLLTAQQHDVDFICSTLLDSADKALYEAKEGGRNQVAVYVNRIL, from the coding sequence ATGATGAATGAATCAATCTACGATCAGAACCGGGAACTTCAGCGCAAGCTGGATCAACTGCTGAAGCAGGCCAGAGCCAATGAAAAGAAACAAGAGTTATATGAAACATTTGGTTTTGAAATCATCGGCGCCAGCACACCCAAACAATTGCGCGATTTGTTGTTGTCTCAGATTGTTTCCCGTTTTCAGCTATTGGATGTGGTGTTATGCCTCATCGATCATCATAAAGACACTGAACGATTATTTTTTGACCGGGATGAAGAAGTGCGCATACAACTTGAAAACAAGCTACAGATACTCGATACCTTAAAAGACGCGGAAATCATCCAATCGCTGGTAAACCGTCCCTTGCTAGGAGTGGATGCGCTCAAAAAATACCCATGGATGATCGCCAATCTGAAAGCCAAGAATCAAATTCGAAGCGCTGCATTTTTGCCTCTGCTGCGCAGCGATCGAGTCATCGGTGCGTTATTAATGCTTAGCCATGATCCGCATCGTTACCAAGAAGGCGTTGGGACACTGTTTCTGCAGAAATTATCGGCGATGACGGCAGTGGCGGTAGAGAATTGCCTCAATCAACAAAGATTGAAGGAAATCAGTTATCAGGATGTACTCACGCAAGCATACAACCGGCGCTACTTTGATCTGCGGTTTAAAGACGAAATCGCCCGATGTGTACGCTGGGACGACGATCTGATCTGCATGTTTCTCGATGTCGATTATTTCAAGAAAATAAACGATACCTATGGGCATCAAACCGGTGATTTGGTACTGCGGCGAATGGTCAGCCTGATCAAAGAACAAGTTAGATCGTGCGATATCGTAGCGCGCTATGGCGGCGAGGAATTTGTTGTCGCGTTACCTTCCACCACCTTGCAGGCAGCGCACGAAATCGCGGAACGCTTGCGTCTGGCAATATGTTCCACACCCATGAGTTTTCTGAATAAACAATTCAAGGTATCCATTTCAATCGGAATGGCCAGTCTGAGAGGATTGTTAACCGCGCAGCAACATGATGTGGATTTTATCTGCTCAACCTTGCTCGATAGCGCAGATAAGGCTCTTTATGAAGCCAAGGAAGGCGGCAGAAACCAGGTCGCGGTTTACGTCAACCGCATTCTCTAA
- a CDS encoding Nudix family hydrolase, whose product MEVSVQAVMHATPVVEVVAAVIIQADGQFLLAQRPEGKVYAGYWEFPGGKVEPSESPMHALERELWEELAIQVRLAYPWITKVFEYPHATVRLNFFRVVAWEGMMIPRENQSLCWQLPQQVTVAPVLPANDPILRALSLPPVYAVTNASGIGIQPALDKIERALSQGVRLLQIREKQMAKAELKKFAGDVLSMAHRAQAKVLINGDLALARELGADGVHLTASQLMALPSRLDPDDGLCGASCHNSEELVAAERLGLDFAVLGPVQPTLTHPGMPPLGWRRFAALIRGYSLPVYALGGLCSADLAIAQEFGAHGIAMMRGIGESNESAFP is encoded by the coding sequence ATGGAAGTTAGTGTTCAGGCGGTTATGCATGCAACTCCGGTCGTTGAAGTTGTTGCCGCAGTGATAATACAAGCGGATGGACAGTTCCTGCTGGCGCAACGGCCGGAAGGAAAGGTTTATGCCGGTTATTGGGAATTTCCCGGCGGTAAGGTAGAACCGAGTGAATCGCCGATGCACGCGCTGGAACGCGAGTTGTGGGAGGAGCTTGCGATCCAGGTCCGGCTTGCTTATCCATGGATCACGAAAGTTTTTGAATACCCGCACGCGACGGTCCGGTTGAATTTTTTTCGCGTGGTGGCGTGGGAAGGCATGATGATACCCAGAGAAAACCAGAGCTTGTGCTGGCAGCTGCCGCAACAAGTGACAGTCGCTCCGGTTTTACCCGCCAACGATCCGATTCTACGGGCGCTGTCACTGCCACCGGTTTATGCCGTTACGAATGCTTCCGGAATAGGTATTCAACCGGCTTTGGACAAGATCGAACGAGCACTGTCGCAAGGCGTACGTTTGTTGCAAATCCGTGAAAAACAGATGGCGAAGGCGGAATTAAAGAAATTTGCGGGGGATGTGTTGTCGATGGCGCATCGTGCGCAAGCAAAAGTTCTGATAAATGGCGATCTGGCGTTGGCGCGCGAGCTTGGCGCGGATGGCGTGCATTTGACTGCATCGCAACTGATGGCTTTGCCGTCTCGCCTCGATCCGGATGATGGATTGTGCGGTGCGTCTTGTCATAATAGTGAAGAGCTTGTTGCTGCAGAACGGCTGGGCTTGGATTTTGCCGTGCTGGGGCCGGTGCAGCCGACTTTGACGCATCCCGGTATGCCGCCCTTGGGTTGGCGCAGGTTTGCTGCCTTGATTCGCGGCTATTCGTTACCGGTTTATGCGCTGGGCGGATTATGTTCAGCCGATCTGGCAATAGCGCAAGAGTTTGGTGCGCACGGGATTGCGATGATGCGCGGAATTGGAGAGTCGAATGAGTCCGCGTTTCCTTAG
- a CDS encoding ATP-binding protein, which produces MSDWDKWYQRANQLLDRLEAFLPQTAPEPDWQASAAFRWRRQGNSGFIEAVTHPHRIALEALRGIERQKRRIDQNTRQFVQGLPANNVLLTGARGTGKSSLIKALLNQYATDGLRLIEVEKHHLVDLHDIVQKIYQRPERFILFCDDLSFETDEPGYKALKVVLDGSIATVSDNVLIYATSNRRHMVPEFMRDNLDTKHIGEEVHPSEAIEEKISLSERFGLWVSFYPFNQDEYLDIVRYWLGYFGIARMTGRARTEALQWSIERGSRSGRVAWQFARDFSGRQKTRH; this is translated from the coding sequence ATGAGTGATTGGGATAAATGGTATCAGCGCGCGAACCAATTATTGGATCGTTTGGAAGCGTTTTTGCCGCAAACGGCTCCGGAACCGGATTGGCAGGCATCGGCGGCTTTTCGCTGGCGGCGCCAGGGGAATTCCGGGTTCATCGAAGCAGTGACGCATCCGCACCGTATTGCGCTCGAAGCATTACGCGGCATTGAACGGCAAAAGCGCCGTATCGACCAGAATACGCGGCAGTTTGTGCAAGGCTTGCCGGCGAATAATGTGCTGCTGACCGGCGCGCGCGGCACCGGTAAGTCATCGTTGATCAAGGCATTATTGAATCAGTACGCGACAGACGGTTTGCGTTTGATCGAGGTGGAGAAGCATCATTTGGTCGATTTGCATGATATCGTGCAAAAGATTTATCAACGTCCGGAGCGGTTCATTTTGTTTTGTGACGACTTGTCGTTTGAAACCGACGAGCCCGGGTACAAAGCGCTGAAAGTGGTATTGGACGGCTCGATTGCGACGGTTTCCGACAATGTGCTGATTTATGCGACATCGAATCGCCGCCACATGGTGCCGGAATTCATGCGTGACAATCTCGACACGAAGCATATCGGCGAGGAAGTGCATCCGAGCGAAGCGATCGAAGAGAAGATTTCACTGTCGGAACGCTTTGGCTTATGGGTGTCGTTTTATCCGTTTAATCAGGATGAATATCTGGATATAGTGCGGTACTGGCTGGGTTATTTCGGCATAGCCAGGATGACCGGACGAGCTCGCACCGAGGCATTGCAATGGTCGATTGAACGCGGTTCGCGCAGCGGGCGGGTAGCTTGGCAATTTGCACGGGATTTCTCCGGGCGGCAAAAAACGCGGCATTAG